Proteins found in one Amycolatopsis umgeniensis genomic segment:
- a CDS encoding NB-ARC domain-containing protein, giving the protein MPRTYRRWSHPRDDEAPRRPSRVTWPIGRSGERGCVVKATFATVKVANVAFATPAHGPSTTTHLTGCHISLRPVDQRGMDSGRTRLAARRALVYLSARFAAIRIMTAWARGKRKALLVLAVAASAVWIGLDRWLQVGDQIASIISGMLLVGVLTVNRVRRFLGLGANVSNALEQAAATTSIRYLGEAAPRNFVNRESSLKTLNDLLDLHLAACRAHRIPSQALVMTIGGMAGVGKTALALHWAHQVKDQFPDGQFFVNMRGYSADGRSVAPSEVLERWLRQLEPDAPLPDTLDALSAMFRDILATRRVLLVLDNVSGEEQVRPLLPSVGASVAIVTSRDALDGLAGIEVTTAESLSELTPQDSQRMLTAIIGQPAIDSPESIARLARYCAHLPLALRVAAGSIVTKSRRGYPLKTLIAAFEIEEHRLSRLGSGSGDSRSDVRVAFSYSYQALDATARRAFRLLGLHLAAGSTIDAYVMGALLDKPSAEAATILERLEHRGLVAVVVNEAAQSTEPELRYLAYRYRVHDLLRLYAGELILRRRHRRERIAALQRLTEAYHGCVNYAFTMQNKKNPMVDIEYVEKWCADPAGRASVDLAGSPTEWFDRERPNLLGAVHAAAAARPRPRYTAKLACSLFYFLEIGGHLSDWAAVEEVGAEAATASGDRHDRARSLRNRGRFALVKVLDTQDRLRDDRVAHSVDRTPCREAIALLESSLDLYRKEHRQRGLRRDQAGEVTVLRELGDSYRLKVDPAAPHPALIAAAIEKYDEAADIYATLDNENGLNSLRLALGIAYVLEDPEDRSGKAEELFTQSHRYGTMIDSGRAQHGRLAAYSLIHLGELRHQQGRQDEAIQCYREAVAMLRAHVPHDHVRRARALALLAQALAESGARHEAGVHFHEALTMFAARGRSHEDEASVVTLWLARHGIDDQRNA; this is encoded by the coding sequence GTGCCGCGCACCTATCGACGGTGGTCTCACCCACGGGACGACGAAGCACCGCGACGGCCTTCACGTGTCACCTGGCCGATAGGGCGATCGGGCGAACGGGGGTGTGTTGTGAAAGCCACGTTCGCAACGGTGAAGGTTGCGAACGTGGCTTTCGCAACACCTGCCCACGGCCCATCCACCACCACTCACCTCACCGGGTGTCACATCTCGCTCCGGCCGGTCGATCAAAGAGGCATGGACAGTGGTCGTACCCGTCTGGCAGCCCGCCGCGCGCTGGTGTACCTATCCGCCCGGTTCGCGGCGATTCGGATCATGACCGCGTGGGCGCGTGGAAAACGGAAGGCTTTGCTCGTTCTCGCGGTCGCCGCCAGCGCGGTCTGGATCGGGCTGGACCGGTGGCTGCAGGTCGGCGACCAGATCGCCTCCATCATCAGCGGGATGCTTCTGGTCGGCGTGTTGACGGTGAACAGGGTCCGACGGTTCCTGGGTCTCGGAGCCAATGTTTCGAATGCACTCGAACAAGCCGCTGCCACCACCTCGATCCGTTATCTGGGCGAAGCCGCGCCGCGCAACTTCGTCAACCGCGAAAGCAGCCTCAAGACGCTCAACGATCTGCTGGACCTGCATCTCGCCGCTTGTCGGGCGCACCGGATTCCGAGTCAGGCACTGGTGATGACGATCGGCGGCATGGCCGGAGTGGGAAAGACCGCGCTGGCGTTGCATTGGGCCCATCAAGTGAAGGATCAGTTCCCGGACGGGCAATTCTTCGTCAACATGCGCGGCTACTCCGCCGACGGGCGATCGGTCGCGCCGAGCGAGGTTCTCGAGCGGTGGCTGAGACAGCTGGAACCCGATGCACCCCTGCCGGACACCTTGGACGCACTGTCGGCGATGTTCAGAGACATCCTGGCCACGAGACGTGTTCTGCTGGTTCTCGACAACGTGTCGGGAGAAGAACAGGTTCGCCCCTTGCTCCCGTCTGTCGGAGCGTCGGTCGCGATCGTCACGAGCCGTGACGCGCTGGATGGCCTGGCGGGTATCGAAGTCACGACCGCCGAGAGTCTGAGCGAGCTCACCCCGCAGGACTCGCAGCGCATGCTGACGGCGATCATCGGTCAACCGGCGATCGACAGCCCCGAGTCGATCGCGAGACTGGCGCGGTACTGCGCGCACCTTCCCCTTGCCCTCCGGGTCGCCGCCGGGAGCATCGTCACGAAGTCGCGCCGGGGATACCCTTTGAAGACTTTGATCGCGGCCTTCGAAATCGAGGAGCACCGGCTCTCGCGGCTGGGAAGTGGCTCGGGCGACAGCAGAAGCGATGTGAGGGTGGCCTTCTCGTACTCGTACCAGGCACTCGACGCGACCGCACGACGCGCCTTCCGGCTGCTGGGCTTGCACCTCGCGGCCGGCAGCACCATCGACGCGTACGTGATGGGAGCGCTACTCGACAAGCCCTCGGCCGAGGCAGCCACGATCCTGGAGCGTCTCGAACACCGCGGCCTTGTGGCGGTTGTCGTGAACGAGGCCGCTCAAAGCACCGAGCCCGAGCTGCGGTATCTGGCGTATCGGTATCGCGTGCACGACTTGCTTCGTCTGTACGCGGGCGAGCTGATCCTGCGTCGTCGTCACCGTCGTGAACGCATCGCCGCTCTGCAGCGGCTCACCGAGGCGTACCACGGCTGCGTCAACTACGCGTTCACCATGCAGAACAAGAAAAACCCCATGGTGGACATCGAGTACGTCGAGAAGTGGTGCGCCGATCCGGCGGGGAGGGCATCGGTGGATCTCGCCGGTTCGCCCACGGAGTGGTTCGATCGCGAAAGGCCCAACCTCCTCGGCGCGGTACACGCCGCCGCCGCGGCACGGCCGCGTCCGAGGTACACCGCCAAACTCGCGTGCAGTCTGTTCTACTTCCTGGAGATCGGCGGGCATCTGTCCGACTGGGCGGCGGTCGAAGAAGTCGGAGCGGAGGCCGCGACCGCAAGCGGTGACCGGCACGACCGAGCACGCTCGCTACGCAACCGCGGTCGTTTCGCGCTCGTCAAGGTTCTCGACACCCAAGACCGTCTGCGTGACGACCGCGTCGCACATTCCGTCGACAGGACCCCCTGCCGGGAGGCCATCGCGCTCCTCGAGTCGAGCCTGGACCTCTACCGGAAAGAACATCGTCAGCGCGGACTTCGGCGAGATCAAGCCGGTGAGGTCACCGTGCTGCGCGAACTCGGGGACTCCTACCGGCTGAAGGTCGACCCCGCCGCTCCCCATCCCGCGTTGATCGCGGCGGCGATCGAGAAATACGACGAGGCCGCCGACATCTACGCGACACTCGACAACGAGAACGGCTTGAACTCGCTACGGCTCGCTTTGGGTATCGCATACGTCCTCGAAGACCCCGAGGATCGAAGTGGCAAAGCCGAAGAGCTGTTCACCCAAAGCCACAGGTACGGAACCATGATCGACAGCGGACGCGCCCAGCACGGGAGACTCGCCGCGTACTCCTTGATCCACCTCGGCGAACTGCGGCATCAGCAAGGCCGCCAGGACGAGGCCATCCAGTGCTACCGGGAAGCGGTGGCCATGCTTCGGGCGCACGTGCCACACGATCACGTGCGGCGTGCGCGCGCACTCGCCTTGCTCGCACAGGCTCTCGCGGAAAGCGGCGCTCGCCACGAGGCGGGCGTACATTTCCACGAGGCACTCACCATGTTCGCCGCTCGCGGCCGTTCGCACGAGGACGAGGCCTCCGTGGTGACCCTCTGGCTCGCCCGGCACGGCATCGACGACCAGCGAAACGCTTGA